The Heyndrickxia vini genome contains a region encoding:
- a CDS encoding DUF1646 family protein: MLIGLIIILLFVLFLPFSVKFVEHNLEIFLFIMGLAAVLVSGVLDKSLILKALEDPINISLAVLIAGLLFRWLQKPLEKMILGISGAMPYQLFLALVVIILGLISSVVTAIIAALILVLIVSVLRLDRKSEVRLVVLACFSIGLGAALTPIGEPLSTLAISKLHEDFFYLFRLIGPEVISLVVIFGILAAILVRPKNDEDSLKSDQTTEGYGEIIIRALKIYLFVMGLTLLGAGFEPLITKYLLDLSPFILYWINMISAILDNATLAAAEISPAMGPSTIKAILLGLLISGGILVPGNIPNIISAGKLKITSKEWAKFGIPVGLSAMVVYFIVLIFIS, from the coding sequence ATGCTAATAGGTTTAATCATTATTTTATTATTTGTTTTATTTCTACCTTTCTCCGTTAAGTTTGTTGAGCATAATCTAGAAATATTTTTATTCATTATGGGACTTGCTGCTGTATTAGTTAGTGGAGTATTGGATAAATCACTAATTCTTAAAGCATTGGAAGACCCTATAAATATTTCTCTGGCTGTTTTAATTGCCGGCTTATTATTTAGATGGCTTCAAAAGCCATTGGAGAAAATGATTCTTGGAATAAGCGGGGCTATGCCTTACCAATTATTCTTGGCACTAGTCGTTATTATTTTAGGACTCATATCTAGTGTTGTAACCGCGATTATCGCTGCACTTATTCTTGTTCTCATTGTGAGCGTCCTACGCTTGGATCGAAAGTCAGAAGTTCGTTTAGTTGTTTTGGCATGCTTTTCAATTGGACTCGGTGCAGCCTTGACGCCAATTGGTGAACCATTATCTACTCTTGCGATCAGTAAGCTTCATGAGGACTTTTTCTATCTATTTCGATTAATTGGCCCTGAAGTGATTTCCTTAGTGGTGATATTTGGTATATTAGCTGCGATTTTAGTTAGACCGAAGAATGATGAAGACAGTTTAAAAAGTGATCAAACCACGGAAGGCTACGGAGAAATTATTATTCGTGCATTAAAGATTTATCTATTTGTAATGGGATTAACACTTTTAGGTGCAGGTTTTGAACCGTTAATTACTAAATACTTATTGGATTTGAGTCCATTTATTTTATATTGGATTAATATGATCTCGGCTATTTTAGATAATGCGACTTTAGCTGCAGCTGAAATCAGTCCTGCTATGGGGCCATCAACTATTAAGGCAATCCTGCTCGGACTGCTTATCAGCGGTGGAATTCTCGTTCCGGGAAACATCCCAAATATCATTTCTGCGGGAAAACTAAAGATAACGAGTAAAGAATGGGCAAAGTTTGGGATTCCCGTTGGATTAAGCGCAATGGTTGTTTATTTTATTGTTTTAATCTTTATAAGCTAA
- a CDS encoding ATP-grasp domain-containing protein has product MSKIYIIHENKEWTDHLINRLEELELPYEEWFLDEGTVDLSSIPPEGLYFSRMSASSHTRDHRYAPELSTAVFAWLERHGRTVINGSGAIRLELSKVNQYMELDKFGIRTPKTIAAVGKEQILEAARKLESASFITKHNRAGKGLGVQLFHSIQALEEYLQGPLFEEPIDGITLIQEYIQSPDNSITRCEFIGGKFIYAVRVDTSEGFELCPADACRIDDLFCPVGEQPTIIDKFQVIEGFDDPIIKKYEELLRSNHILVAGIEFIRNEQGQIFTYDINTNTNYNSEAEAKVEKYGMLELAKYLGEELKTVNSIYK; this is encoded by the coding sequence ATGTCTAAAATATATATAATTCATGAAAATAAGGAATGGACAGATCATTTAATAAATAGATTAGAAGAGTTAGAACTTCCATATGAGGAATGGTTCCTTGATGAAGGAACGGTTGATTTATCGTCAATACCTCCTGAAGGTTTATACTTTAGCCGAATGAGTGCATCCTCTCATACAAGGGATCACCGCTATGCACCAGAATTGTCTACAGCCGTTTTCGCTTGGTTAGAAAGGCATGGAAGAACAGTTATTAATGGCAGTGGGGCGATTAGACTTGAACTAAGTAAAGTAAATCAGTATATGGAATTAGATAAGTTCGGTATACGTACACCGAAGACAATTGCCGCGGTCGGAAAGGAGCAAATCCTCGAAGCGGCAAGGAAATTAGAATCCGCATCTTTTATTACAAAGCATAATCGTGCGGGAAAAGGGCTAGGTGTACAGTTATTCCATTCAATTCAAGCATTAGAAGAATATTTACAAGGTCCTCTGTTTGAAGAACCTATTGATGGAATTACATTGATTCAGGAATATATTCAATCTCCGGATAACTCGATTACTCGCTGTGAATTTATTGGTGGTAAGTTTATCTATGCAGTTAGAGTAGATACTTCAGAAGGGTTTGAATTATGCCCTGCAGATGCATGTCGAATCGATGATCTATTTTGCCCTGTAGGCGAACAACCGACTATTATAGATAAATTCCAAGTAATCGAAGGGTTCGATGATCCGATTATTAAGAAATATGAGGAACTACTGCGAAGCAATCATATTTTAGTAGCTGGAATTGAATTCATTCGTAATGAGCAAGGACAAATTTTCACCTATGATATAAACACGAATACGAACTATAATAGTGAGGCAGAGGCGAAGGTCGAAAAATATGGAATGCTGGAGTTGGCAAAATACTTAGGTGAAGAATTAAAGACAGTAAATTCTATTTATAAATAG
- a CDS encoding siderophore ABC transporter substrate-binding protein, giving the protein MKRKLSLFLIIAVMTIFAAACGSTSGKKSNGSESKGDTLTIKHQLGETPVKKNPKKVVVFDMGTLDSLDKLGLSDTVAGVPQQNVPAYLEKYKDAKYKNVGGLKEPDFEAINEIQPDLIIISGRQQDSYDKFAEIAPTIFMGIDSKKYMDSFKQNVNTLGEIFGKEAQVKEELSTIDKEIASLKEKADASNAKALITLTSGGKVTAYGPASRFGLIHDVFGVKSAADDIEADPVHGQNISMEFINEKNPDILYVVDRDAAVGEGNNAKKVIENSLVKKTNAYKNGKIVYLDPGYWYLSGGGLESVAEMVKEAAKGLE; this is encoded by the coding sequence ATGAAAAGGAAATTATCATTATTTTTAATCATAGCAGTAATGACCATTTTTGCGGCAGCGTGCGGTTCAACTAGCGGGAAGAAATCTAATGGTTCAGAAAGTAAGGGAGATACACTTACGATTAAACATCAATTAGGAGAGACTCCTGTAAAGAAAAATCCCAAAAAAGTTGTTGTATTTGATATGGGAACATTAGATTCTTTAGATAAGCTTGGATTATCCGATACGGTGGCGGGAGTGCCACAACAAAATGTACCAGCTTATTTGGAAAAATATAAGGATGCAAAATATAAAAACGTAGGTGGATTAAAGGAACCAGATTTTGAAGCAATTAATGAAATTCAACCTGATCTAATCATTATTTCTGGTAGACAACAAGATTCATATGATAAATTTGCTGAAATCGCACCTACAATTTTTATGGGAATTGATAGCAAAAAATATATGGATTCATTTAAACAAAATGTAAATACTTTAGGTGAAATCTTCGGTAAAGAGGCTCAAGTAAAAGAAGAACTTTCAACTATTGACAAAGAAATTGCTAGCTTGAAGGAAAAAGCGGATGCAAGTAATGCAAAAGCGTTAATTACATTAACTTCCGGTGGTAAAGTAACAGCTTATGGACCAGCTTCTCGATTCGGCCTAATTCATGATGTATTTGGTGTGAAATCGGCAGCAGATGATATTGAAGCGGATCCTGTACACGGTCAAAACATTTCAATGGAATTTATTAATGAAAAAAATCCAGACATTCTTTATGTAGTCGATCGTGATGCTGCCGTAGGAGAAGGTAATAATGCGAAAAAGGTTATCGAAAATAGCTTAGTGAAGAAAACCAATGCCTACAAAAATGGTAAAATTGTATACTTAGATCCAGGTTATTGGTACTTATCAGGCGGCGGATTAGAATCTGTAGCTGAAATGGTAAAAGAAGCAGCAAAAGGATTGGAATAA
- a CDS encoding ABC transporter ATP-binding protein, translating into MITIKNVSKKYGNKCVVDNVSLTIEKGKITSFIGPNGAGKSTLLSMVSRLISKDMGEITIDGKEVSKCKTNELSKKMAILKQANHINIRLTVRELVSFGRFPYSQGKLSAEDWKFVDEAIEYMELTSIQHKFLDQLSGGQQQRAYIAMVIAQDTEYILLDEPLNNLDMKHSVQIMKVLRKLTDELGKTVVIVIHDINFASCYSDHVVALKDGRVVQNGPTDHIIDSSVLGDIYEMDIAIQNINENKICVYYA; encoded by the coding sequence ATGATTACAATCAAAAATGTTTCAAAAAAGTACGGTAATAAATGTGTAGTAGATAATGTTTCTTTAACGATAGAAAAAGGTAAAATTACTTCCTTTATTGGACCGAATGGGGCGGGTAAAAGCACCCTTCTATCAATGGTGAGTCGTCTAATATCAAAGGATATGGGGGAAATCACTATTGACGGAAAGGAAGTTAGTAAGTGCAAAACGAATGAACTTTCTAAGAAAATGGCGATTTTAAAGCAAGCAAATCATATTAATATCCGATTGACAGTAAGGGAACTTGTTTCCTTCGGCCGTTTTCCATATTCACAAGGTAAGCTTAGTGCAGAAGATTGGAAATTCGTTGATGAAGCCATTGAATATATGGAGCTTACAAGTATTCAACATAAATTTCTTGATCAATTAAGTGGTGGCCAGCAGCAAAGGGCCTATATTGCAATGGTTATTGCTCAGGATACCGAGTATATTTTATTAGATGAGCCGCTTAATAATCTTGATATGAAACATTCTGTTCAAATTATGAAAGTACTAAGAAAGCTGACGGATGAATTAGGGAAAACAGTTGTCATCGTTATTCATGATATCAATTTTGCATCTTGTTACTCTGATCATGTCGTTGCTTTAAAAGATGGCAGGGTCGTTCAAAATGGGCCAACTGATCATATTATTGATTCATCTGTTTTAGGAGATATTTATGAAATGGATATTGCTATTCAAAATATCAATGAAAACAAAATTTGTGTTTACTATGCTTAA
- a CDS encoding iron chelate uptake ABC transporter family permease subunit: MRNKVKLGILVVLAAILVGIFLFTQLGNFPGYVLPKRSIKILAIVLTGASIAFSTVVFQTITNNKILTPSIIGLDSLYMLIQTFLIIIFGATSTVVMNKNINFLLCVGCMVLFASFLYKFLFKREGQNIYFLLLVGLVMGTLFQSFSSFMQVIIDPNDFMIIQDRMFASFNNINTDLLTLSIILVILVFIYFMRFAKYLDVLSLGREEAINLGVDYDYVVKRLLIIVAVLISISTALIGPITFLGLLVANVSYQFLKTYRHSYLIAGSVFISIIALVGGLLIVERVFTFSTTLSVIINFVGGVYFIYLLLKESKA; encoded by the coding sequence ATGCGTAATAAAGTCAAACTAGGGATATTAGTTGTTTTGGCTGCAATCCTTGTTGGAATCTTTTTATTTACCCAATTAGGAAATTTTCCTGGGTATGTCCTGCCAAAACGAAGCATAAAAATTCTCGCCATCGTTCTTACGGGCGCATCAATCGCCTTTTCAACTGTGGTGTTCCAAACGATTACCAATAACAAAATTTTAACGCCGAGCATTATTGGTTTGGATTCGCTCTATATGCTTATTCAAACGTTTCTCATTATTATCTTTGGTGCAACAAGTACTGTAGTAATGAATAAAAATATTAATTTTCTTCTCTGTGTTGGATGTATGGTATTGTTTGCTAGTTTTTTATATAAGTTTTTATTTAAAAGAGAAGGGCAAAATATTTACTTTCTCTTACTAGTCGGATTAGTGATGGGGACGCTGTTTCAAAGCTTTTCATCGTTTATGCAGGTTATTATCGATCCAAATGACTTTATGATCATTCAAGATCGAATGTTTGCCAGCTTCAATAATATCAATACCGATTTACTCACACTATCTATTATATTAGTTATTTTGGTTTTCATATATTTTATGCGGTTTGCTAAATATTTAGATGTGCTCTCACTAGGAAGAGAAGAGGCGATTAACCTAGGAGTGGATTATGATTATGTCGTTAAACGGTTACTTATTATTGTAGCGGTTCTCATCTCCATTTCTACCGCATTAATTGGTCCTATTACGTTCTTAGGATTACTTGTAGCAAACGTTTCCTATCAATTTTTGAAAACATATCGACATTCTTATTTGATTGCCGGGTCTGTTTTTATCAGTATTATTGCATTAGTTGGCGGATTACTTATTGTTGAAAGGGTTTTTACTTTTTCAACTACATTAAGCGTCATTATCAACTTTGTCGGCGGAGTATATTTTATCTATCTACTTTTAAAGGAGAGTAAAGCATGA
- a CDS encoding ABC transporter permease, translating to MKKVVLIIAFIVLSVISLFVGVKNITPLDIFHLSEEQRDILLISRFPRLVSLILAGVSMSVCGLIMQQLSRNKFVSPTTAGTMDSARLGILVSLILFSSAGMMEKMLMASIFALAGTFLFMNILGKIKFKDAIFIPLVGLMFGNIISSITTFFAYKHDLIQSISSWLQGDFSMVMSGRYEMIYISIPLVILAYLFANKFTIAGMGEDFSVNLGLNYKLVVNIGLIIVALSTTSVLLTVGTIPFLGLVVPNIVSIYNGDNLKKNLFQTALLGAVFLLFCDILGRIIIYPYEIPIGLTVGVIGSGIFLYLLMRRKAYA from the coding sequence ATGAAAAAAGTCGTTTTAATAATTGCATTTATTGTTTTATCCGTCATTTCATTATTTGTCGGAGTTAAAAATATTACACCATTGGACATCTTTCATTTATCCGAGGAACAACGAGATATTTTATTGATCAGTCGCTTTCCAAGGCTTGTGAGTCTCATTTTGGCGGGAGTCAGCATGAGTGTTTGCGGGTTAATTATGCAGCAGTTGTCTCGAAATAAATTTGTTTCCCCAACGACTGCAGGAACGATGGATTCAGCAAGATTAGGGATACTTGTTTCTTTAATCCTATTTTCATCGGCAGGTATGATGGAAAAAATGTTGATGGCATCCATTTTTGCTTTAGCAGGTACATTTTTATTTATGAATATCCTTGGCAAGATTAAATTTAAGGATGCTATTTTCATTCCACTAGTCGGATTGATGTTTGGGAATATCATAAGTTCCATCACAACATTCTTTGCCTATAAGCATGATTTGATCCAAAGCATTTCTTCTTGGCTACAAGGGGATTTCTCCATGGTTATGTCGGGAAGATATGAAATGATTTATATTAGTATCCCACTTGTCATTCTTGCGTATTTATTTGCGAATAAATTTACGATAGCAGGCATGGGTGAGGATTTCTCAGTGAATCTAGGCTTGAATTATAAGCTAGTAGTAAATATCGGTTTAATTATTGTGGCACTGTCTACTACATCCGTTCTTTTGACGGTAGGTACAATTCCTTTTCTAGGATTAGTCGTTCCGAATATCGTTTCCATTTATAACGGCGATAACTTAAAGAAAAACCTATTTCAAACAGCCTTGTTAGGTGCCGTGTTCTTACTGTTTTGTGATATTTTAGGCAGAATCATTATTTATCCATACGAAATTCCAATTGGATTAACTGTTGGGGTCATAGGAAGCGGTATTTTTCTTTACTTGCTCATGAGGAGAAAGGCGTATGCGTAA
- a CDS encoding shikimate kinase, with translation MTNKPSSLNNKSIVFIGFMGVGKTTIGEAVAKKLNRDFIDIDQEIEKEFQISTTEIFNIYGEKIFREKEKAYISEYCRCPEKVISVGGGAFLQDEIKNLCLSECIVIYLHLSWEAWKERLDLIIESRPVLKGRTLEETKELFYTRQNIYASHHLKVETDQLTVDEIADRIVDLIQKTQ, from the coding sequence ATGACAAATAAACCATCGTCTCTTAATAATAAAAGCATTGTATTTATTGGATTTATGGGAGTTGGCAAGACAACAATTGGTGAAGCCGTTGCAAAAAAATTGAACCGAGATTTTATCGATATAGATCAAGAGATCGAAAAGGAGTTTCAAATATCTACTACTGAAATTTTCAACATATACGGCGAAAAAATATTTCGCGAAAAAGAAAAGGCATATATCTCTGAATATTGTAGGTGTCCGGAAAAAGTTATTTCTGTAGGAGGCGGAGCATTTCTCCAAGATGAGATTAAAAACCTTTGTCTGTCGGAATGTATTGTCATCTATCTTCATTTATCTTGGGAAGCGTGGAAGGAAAGGCTCGACTTAATTATTGAAAGCAGGCCGGTATTAAAAGGACGGACGTTGGAAGAGACGAAAGAACTTTTCTATACTAGACAGAACATCTATGCCTCACATCATCTAAAAGTGGAAACAGATCAACTGACAGTTGATGAAATTGCTGATCGTATTGTCGATCTCATTCAAAAGACTCAATAA
- a CDS encoding potassium channel family protein, giving the protein MVSFILTLKRLFHGLFHSFKEKEFQVIFVLIVVMLLSGTIFYTKVEGLSVLDALYFCFVTLSTIGHPDFVPQTDFGKIFTMVYILAGIGLFFGLIVRIGRGILSSKNKK; this is encoded by the coding sequence TTGGTATCATTTATCCTCACGTTAAAACGACTTTTTCATGGACTATTTCATTCCTTTAAAGAGAAAGAATTCCAAGTCATCTTTGTATTAATTGTTGTGATGCTATTATCGGGTACAATTTTTTATACAAAGGTAGAAGGGCTATCGGTTCTTGATGCATTGTATTTTTGCTTTGTCACTTTAAGTACAATTGGGCATCCGGACTTTGTACCGCAAACCGATTTTGGAAAGATTTTTACTATGGTTTATATATTAGCAGGAATTGGTCTTTTCTTCGGATTGATTGTTCGAATTGGGCGTGGAATTCTTAGCAGCAAAAATAAAAAATAA
- a CDS encoding amino acid ABC transporter ATP-binding protein: protein MISVTGLKKSFGQTEVLKDINIEIKPQEVVVVIGPSGSGKSTFLRCLNLLESITDGHVYIEGTDITDKKININDIRTEVGMVFQQFNLFPHKTVLENIMLAPMMVRKWGKEKAKTKAMELLKKVGLADKANVYPDSLSGGQKQRVAISRALAMEPKIMLFDEPTSALDPEMVGEVLEVMKQLAQEGMTMVVVTHEMGFAKEVGDRVIFMDGGYIVEENTPQELFEHPQNERTKAFLGKVL from the coding sequence ATGATCTCTGTGACAGGCTTAAAAAAATCCTTCGGTCAGACGGAAGTATTGAAAGATATAAATATTGAAATCAAACCTCAAGAGGTAGTTGTTGTGATTGGTCCATCGGGGTCCGGTAAATCAACTTTTCTCCGTTGTTTAAATTTACTGGAGTCAATCACAGATGGCCATGTATATATAGAAGGAACGGATATTACGGATAAAAAAATAAATATCAATGATATTCGAACGGAAGTCGGTATGGTTTTCCAGCAATTTAATCTATTCCCGCATAAAACAGTTTTAGAAAATATTATGTTGGCACCAATGATGGTGAGAAAATGGGGAAAGGAAAAAGCGAAAACAAAAGCGATGGAGCTTTTGAAGAAGGTTGGATTAGCTGATAAAGCCAATGTTTATCCTGATTCACTATCAGGCGGTCAAAAGCAGCGTGTTGCGATTTCTAGAGCATTAGCAATGGAACCAAAAATCATGTTATTTGATGAACCAACATCCGCCCTTGATCCTGAAATGGTCGGTGAAGTGCTAGAAGTCATGAAACAGCTCGCACAAGAAGGAATGACGATGGTAGTCGTCACCCATGAAATGGGATTTGCCAAAGAAGTTGGCGACCGAGTCATCTTTATGGACGGAGGATACATCGTCGAAGAAAATACCCCTCAAGAACTTTTCGAACATCCACAGAATGAACGGACGAAGGCGTTTTTGGGGAAGGTTTTATAA
- a CDS encoding amino acid ABC transporter permease, with the protein MDFQFDIVKEYLPFFLKGTLLTIGLSLAGTILGLILGLFIGMGKMSKKLIRFPFIWYINIFRGTPLFVQILIIHFGVMPMFMKPVNPILSAIVALSLNSAAYIAEIFRAGIQSIDKGQMEAARSLGMSHAQAMKKVILPQAFKRMIPPLGNEFIVLLKESSLAAIIAAPELLYWGRAAQGAYMRVWEPYITIAIIYLILTLSLTYLIQYLERRFAKE; encoded by the coding sequence ATGGACTTTCAATTTGATATAGTAAAAGAGTATTTACCATTCTTCTTAAAAGGAACATTACTTACGATTGGTCTCTCTCTAGCTGGAACAATCTTAGGGTTAATTCTCGGATTGTTTATCGGTATGGGAAAAATGTCAAAGAAGTTAATACGTTTTCCGTTTATATGGTATATTAATATTTTTCGAGGGACACCTTTATTTGTGCAAATCTTAATTATTCATTTTGGTGTTATGCCAATGTTTATGAAGCCGGTAAACCCAATCCTTTCAGCAATTGTTGCCTTATCACTCAACTCGGCGGCTTATATTGCAGAAATCTTCCGGGCTGGTATCCAATCAATTGATAAAGGTCAAATGGAAGCGGCGCGTTCACTAGGAATGAGTCATGCTCAAGCAATGAAAAAGGTCATTCTGCCACAGGCATTTAAACGAATGATCCCGCCGCTTGGCAATGAATTTATCGTACTATTAAAGGAATCTTCTTTAGCTGCCATCATTGCTGCTCCGGAACTGCTGTACTGGGGACGAGCAGCACAAGGTGCTTATATGAGGGTTTGGGAGCCGTATATTACAATTGCTATCATTTATCTTATTCTCACCCTATCATTAACCTATTTAATCCAATATTTAGAGAGAAGGTTTGCAAAAGAATGA
- a CDS encoding basic amino acid ABC transporter substrate-binding protein: MNKWNGKIALFVVVSCILILSACGKSSNGTSSGEKTLSVGTEATFAPFEFMKKGKVDGFDVDLLNAVAKEAGYKVDIKNTGWDAMLAGVKDESIDVGMAGVTINDKRKKSYDFSLPYFESINMIVVNESSTVTNAKDLKGKKIGVQNGTTGQISSEKLFGENNKNILKYETSAMAFMALENGDVDAVVTDNAVANEYVKKNPDKEVKTIDDKTNFSSEYYGILLPKGSELKSKFDKALNKVLDNGTYTDIYKKWFGVEPDIDTLKSAQK; the protein is encoded by the coding sequence ATGAATAAGTGGAACGGTAAAATAGCATTATTTGTAGTAGTAAGTTGTATATTAATTCTTTCTGCCTGTGGAAAAAGTTCAAATGGTACAAGCTCTGGGGAAAAAACATTAAGTGTCGGTACTGAAGCAACATTTGCTCCATTTGAATTTATGAAAAAGGGCAAAGTAGATGGATTTGATGTTGACCTTCTAAATGCAGTGGCCAAAGAAGCCGGATATAAGGTGGATATTAAAAACACGGGCTGGGACGCAATGCTGGCTGGAGTTAAAGATGAAAGTATTGATGTAGGAATGGCCGGTGTAACGATCAACGATAAAAGAAAAAAGTCATATGATTTCTCCCTTCCGTATTTTGAATCTATCAACATGATCGTGGTAAACGAAAGTTCAACTGTAACAAATGCCAAGGATTTAAAAGGTAAAAAAATCGGTGTTCAAAATGGAACGACCGGCCAAATCTCAAGTGAAAAATTGTTCGGTGAAAACAACAAAAATATTTTAAAATACGAAACGTCCGCAATGGCTTTCATGGCATTAGAAAATGGCGATGTTGATGCGGTTGTGACAGATAATGCTGTAGCAAATGAATATGTGAAAAAGAACCCCGATAAAGAAGTGAAGACAATTGATGATAAGACAAATTTCTCTTCTGAGTATTATGGAATTCTACTTCCAAAAGGAAGCGAATTGAAGTCGAAGTTCGATAAAGCTTTAAATAAAGTGCTAGACAACGGAACATACACGGATATCTATAAAAAGTGGTTTGGAGTAGAACCGGATATCGATACTTTAAAATCAGCTCAAAAATAA
- the abc-f gene encoding ribosomal protection-like ABC-F family protein gives MFLLRAEDVTVEITGNVLFENASIEIGDGDRIALIGNNGVGKTTFIKSMLGELPITKGTIQLKIKKDEVGWMDQESIETEERTAKEFVEMENQLLFQLKNKIKQAEDQINFTDDYMEVLQQYIDLNGYAWEATVERQLLKVGLAEELWSQPFNNLSGGQKTRAKLAKVMIKEPRLLILDEPTNHLDSESIDWLVQWLTQFKGAVLFTSHERDFIDKVATTTYELTGKGTRKYQGGYSFYYDQKQLEQKTLESQYQKQETERKKLAEAVNQYRQWFDKAHAAASERDPFAKKKANKNMTRLKAKEKALERLENNRIEKPADSKNINYHIDTEEFSSRTMVALTDVSFSYPPEKSLFKQLSLEVKRGDRVAIVGKNGTGKTTLLKLLTGKLEPSFGKISQNPQVRIGYFMQELESLNYEETILEQILTLPNMTQTEARTILACFLFRREDVFKKVKDLSMGEKCRVAFVKLYFSHANLLVFDEPTNYLDIETRERIEDALEMYPGAVIMVSHDSFLLRKVANRIISLEDGNVFDYPGTYDEWMENTHMSSELQKIQNERSILELQLANLIAEEIPDDEQQKKVYEKKLKELKRKIVELE, from the coding sequence ATGTTTTTATTAAGAGCGGAAGATGTAACAGTTGAAATAACTGGGAACGTGTTATTTGAAAATGCATCGATTGAAATTGGTGACGGTGATCGAATTGCATTAATCGGGAATAACGGAGTGGGAAAAACAACTTTTATTAAAAGTATGTTGGGGGAATTACCTATTACTAAAGGTACGATCCAATTAAAAATAAAAAAAGATGAAGTTGGGTGGATGGATCAAGAATCCATTGAAACGGAGGAACGAACAGCAAAAGAATTTGTCGAGATGGAAAATCAACTTCTTTTTCAGTTGAAAAATAAAATAAAACAGGCTGAAGATCAAATTAATTTTACAGATGACTATATGGAGGTACTTCAACAATATATTGATTTGAATGGGTACGCTTGGGAAGCAACCGTCGAACGGCAGCTTTTAAAAGTTGGTTTAGCGGAGGAGCTATGGTCCCAGCCGTTTAATAACTTAAGCGGTGGACAAAAGACGAGGGCAAAACTTGCGAAAGTAATGATAAAGGAACCAAGATTGTTGATATTAGATGAGCCCACGAATCATTTGGATTCGGAATCGATTGATTGGTTGGTTCAATGGTTAACCCAATTTAAAGGTGCTGTGCTATTCACTTCACACGAACGAGATTTTATCGATAAAGTAGCGACGACAACCTATGAGCTGACGGGTAAAGGAACAAGGAAATATCAGGGTGGCTATTCATTCTATTATGATCAAAAGCAACTCGAACAAAAAACATTAGAATCCCAATATCAAAAGCAAGAGACGGAGAGAAAGAAGCTTGCTGAAGCGGTGAACCAGTACAGACAGTGGTTTGATAAAGCCCATGCTGCCGCAAGTGAACGTGACCCGTTTGCAAAGAAAAAGGCAAATAAAAATATGACAAGATTAAAGGCAAAAGAAAAGGCGCTCGAACGTTTAGAAAATAATCGAATAGAAAAACCGGCTGATTCGAAAAATATCAATTACCATATTGATACTGAAGAGTTTTCAAGCCGAACGATGGTAGCTTTGACAGATGTATCGTTCTCCTACCCTCCCGAAAAATCACTTTTCAAGCAGCTTTCGTTAGAAGTTAAGCGGGGTGATCGAGTTGCGATAGTAGGAAAGAACGGTACAGGGAAAACCACTTTATTAAAGTTGTTAACAGGCAAGTTGGAACCAAGCTTTGGAAAGATATCTCAAAATCCACAAGTACGTATAGGCTATTTCATGCAGGAATTAGAAAGTTTAAATTATGAAGAAACAATTTTAGAACAAATTTTAACTCTGCCGAATATGACCCAAACAGAAGCAAGAACAATACTAGCCTGTTTCCTATTCCGTCGTGAAGATGTATTCAAAAAGGTAAAAGATTTGAGCATGGGTGAAAAGTGTCGAGTGGCATTCGTGAAGTTATATTTTTCCCACGCAAATTTACTCGTATTTGATGAACCGACCAATTATTTAGATATTGAGACAAGAGAACGAATTGAAGATGCCTTAGAGATGTATCCGGGAGCTGTCATCATGGTTTCACATGACTCCTTTTTGCTAAGAAAAGTGGCGAATCGAATCATTTCACTTGAGGATGGCAATGTTTTCGACTATCCCGGCACCTACGATGAGTGGATGGAGAATACACATATGTCAAGCGAGCTTCAAAAAATACAAAATGAACGGAGCATACTCGAACTCCAGCTTGCCAATCTCATTGCTGAAGAAATTCCGGATGATGAACAACAAAAGAAAGTGTATGAAAAGAAATTAAAAGAGCTTAAACGGAAGATTGTAGAGCTTGAATAG